In a genomic window of Telopea speciosissima isolate NSW1024214 ecotype Mountain lineage chromosome 5, Tspe_v1, whole genome shotgun sequence:
- the LOC122662871 gene encoding NAC domain-containing protein 6-like, with protein MPATERLLPGFRFHPTEEELLDFYLKNVVFGKKLPFDIIGFLNIYHYDPWDLPGLAKIGEREWYFFVPIDRKHGNGGRPNRTTEHGFWKATGSDRHIRSLSNPKRLIGLKKTLVFYMGRAPRGSKTDWIMNEYRMLNSSFKSSLFKDDIVLCKIYRKATSFKVLEQRATMEEEMKIQETSLTSSPMTMDAEISMFEQQECFATPTLAWDILLKAEEVVVEEEDNEQR; from the exons atGCCGGCGACGGAGAGGCTGTTACCGGGATTTCGGTTCCACCCGACGGAAGAAGAACTGCTTGATTTCTATCTCAAGAACGTGGTTTTTGGGAAGAAGCTCCCTTTCGATATCATCGGCTTCCTTAACATCTACCATTACGATCCTTGGGACTTACCTG GGTTGGCTAAGATTGGGGAGAGAGAATGGTATTTCTTTGTGCCGATAGACAGGAAGCATGGCAACGGTGGAAGGCCTAACCGTACCACCGAACATGGGTTTTGGAAAGCCACGGGTTCTGATCGTCACATCAGAAGCTTATCCAACCCAAAGAGGCTTATTGGCCTAAAAAAGACCCTTGTCTTCTACATGGGCAGAGCTCCTCGTGGGTCTAAGACTGATTGGATCATGAACGAGTATCGTATGCTCAATTCCTCGTTCAAATCATCTTTATTTAAG GACGACATAGTATTGTGCAAGATTTATAGGAAGGCAACTTCCTTTAAAGTGTTAGAGCAAAGGGCAACCATGGAGGAAGAGATGAAGATACAAGAAACCTCTTTGACATCTTCACCCATGACCATGGATGCTGAAATTTCAATGTTCGAGCAACAAGAGTGCTTTGCGACGCCAACCTTAGCATGGGATATTCTATTGAAGGCCGAAGaagtagtagtagaagaagaagataatgaacAA AGGTAG